A region of Moorena producens PAL-8-15-08-1 DNA encodes the following proteins:
- a CDS encoding form I ribulose bisphosphate carboxylase large subunit, translated as MSYSSTSTQTKAGYDAGVKDYKLTYYTPDYTPKDTDILAAFRVTPQPGVPPEEAGAAVAAESSTGTWTTVWTDLLTDLDRYKGRCYDIEPVRGEDNQFICFIAYPLDLFEEGSVTNMLTSIVGNVFGFKALRALRLEDLRIPIAYLKTFQGPPHGIVVERDKLNKYGRPLLGCTIKPKLGLSAKNYGRAVYECLRGGLDFTKDDENINSQPFMRWRDRFLFVAEAIHKSQAETGEIKGHYLNVTAPTCEEMMKRAEFAKSLNMPIIMHDYLTGGFTANTTLARWCRDNGVLLHIHRAMHAVIDRQKHHGMHFRVLAKCLRMSGGDHLHSGTVVGKLEGEKGITMGFVDLMREDHIEQDRERGIYFTQDWASMPGVMPVASGGIHVWHMPALVEIFGDDSCLQFGGGTLGHPWGNAPGATANRVALEACIQARNEGRNLMREGGDIIREAAKWSPELAVACELWKEIKFEFEAMDTV; from the coding sequence ATGTCTTACTCATCAACCAGTACTCAGACAAAAGCTGGCTACGATGCCGGTGTAAAAGACTATAAATTAACTTATTATACGCCAGATTATACTCCAAAAGATACGGATATTTTGGCAGCGTTTCGCGTAACACCGCAGCCTGGTGTACCTCCGGAAGAAGCCGGTGCAGCGGTTGCAGCTGAGTCTTCTACGGGTACCTGGACAACAGTTTGGACTGACTTGCTGACTGACCTAGACCGTTACAAAGGTCGTTGCTACGACATCGAACCAGTACGTGGGGAAGACAACCAGTTCATCTGCTTTATTGCCTACCCACTGGATCTGTTTGAAGAAGGCTCAGTCACCAACATGCTGACCTCCATCGTGGGTAACGTTTTTGGTTTCAAAGCTCTGCGAGCACTGCGCTTAGAAGACTTGCGGATTCCCATTGCTTACCTCAAAACCTTCCAAGGACCTCCCCACGGGATTGTTGTAGAGCGGGACAAGCTGAATAAGTATGGTCGTCCTTTGCTTGGTTGTACCATTAAGCCCAAGCTAGGTCTATCCGCTAAGAACTACGGTCGTGCAGTATATGAGTGCTTGCGCGGTGGTCTGGACTTCACCAAAGACGACGAAAACATTAACTCCCAGCCCTTCATGCGCTGGCGCGATCGCTTCTTGTTCGTAGCAGAAGCAATCCACAAATCCCAAGCTGAAACTGGCGAAATCAAAGGTCACTACCTCAACGTCACTGCTCCCACCTGCGAGGAGATGATGAAGCGGGCTGAGTTTGCTAAGTCCCTGAACATGCCCATCATCATGCACGACTACCTCACTGGTGGCTTTACCGCCAACACCACTCTGGCTCGTTGGTGCCGTGATAATGGCGTTCTGCTGCACATCCACCGCGCTATGCACGCTGTGATTGACCGTCAGAAACACCACGGTATGCACTTCCGCGTCTTGGCTAAGTGCTTGCGCATGTCCGGTGGTGACCACCTCCACTCCGGTACTGTAGTCGGTAAGCTTGAAGGTGAAAAAGGTATCACCATGGGCTTCGTTGACCTGATGCGGGAAGACCACATTGAGCAAGACCGCGAACGGGGTATTTACTTCACTCAAGACTGGGCTTCCATGCCTGGTGTAATGCCAGTGGCTTCTGGTGGTATTCACGTTTGGCACATGCCTGCGCTAGTCGAAATCTTTGGTGATGATTCCTGCCTACAATTCGGTGGTGGTACTCTAGGTCACCCATGGGGTAATGCTCCTGGTGCTACTGCAAACCGGGTAGCTCTAGAAGCTTGTATCCAAGCTCGTAACGAAGGTCGTAACCTGATGCGTGAAGGTGGTGACATTATCCGGGAAGCTGCTAAGTGGAGTCCTGAGTTGGCAGTTGCTTGCGAACTGTGGAAGGAAATCAAGTTCGAGTTCGAGGCAATGGATACCGTCTGA